One genomic segment of Clostridium saccharoperbutylacetonicum N1-4(HMT) includes these proteins:
- a CDS encoding YveK family protein has protein sequence MNDITEIELRLQDILEILKRKWKLVIAVASITTIITALVNFFLITPIFQVNSKVFIGKEENINSKYDNSDVQMYQKLLKTYSELMKTKDLIEDSINKNNLNISADEVIDNLKVTPMTDTQILQVSYENKDKVLAREVLVSIIDEFMLESKTIIQNGNVKVIESAELPEKPISPQKALNVAIAFIIGFMVGASLALIKEYVDDTVKTKEQTENVMGLPVIGMIPCEENN, from the coding sequence ATGAATGATATCACAGAAATAGAATTAAGACTTCAAGATATACTTGAAATATTAAAAAGAAAATGGAAATTAGTTATTGCAGTGGCATCAATTACTACTATAATCACTGCATTGGTAAATTTCTTTTTGATTACGCCAATTTTTCAGGTGAATTCTAAAGTTTTTATAGGCAAAGAAGAAAATATTAATTCAAAATACGATAATAGTGATGTCCAAATGTATCAAAAATTATTGAAAACATATTCTGAGTTAATGAAAACTAAGGATTTGATTGAAGATTCAATTAATAAAAATAATTTAAACATATCAGCTGATGAAGTTATTGATAATTTAAAAGTCACTCCTATGACTGATACTCAGATTTTACAAGTTAGTTATGAAAATAAGGATAAAGTATTAGCAAGAGAAGTATTAGTTTCCATAATAGATGAATTTATGTTAGAAAGTAAAACAATTATACAAAATGGAAATGTTAAGGTTATAGAAAGTGCGGAATTACCAGAAAAACCAATAAGTCCACAAAAAGCCTTGAATGTAGCAATAGCATTTATTATTGGGTTCATGGTTGGAGCTTCATTAGCATTGATCAAAGAATATGTTGATGATACCGTAAAAACAAAAGAACAAACTGAAAATGTAATGGGACTTCCAGTAATAGGTATGATACCTTGCGAAGAAAACAATTAA
- a CDS encoding SGNH/GDSL hydrolase family protein yields MKKKVLSICLAFLLLIVLLISLILGISKSNIMNAHDKSDYDNWLNNKTSFEVKNNLILYKKLKNRQNINILLLGDDLALSKGKSDAHPGWSNLLVSYIEASFKNKVYLESLAQSGDTILEGEKIVTSNPNLENFDLIIICFGKNDSTNKIPLSTFQKNYSDLIEALKSKNPACTILTIIPSTLPESSDYRHEIENLNSDYNLKCIDMLDQFKTSKVEMATLSTNDFPNDNGYNLYAVSINDAIIKEVSNLK; encoded by the coding sequence TTGAAAAAAAAAGTACTTTCTATATGCTTGGCATTTTTACTTCTGATAGTGTTATTAATTTCTTTAATTTTAGGTATTTCAAAAAGCAATATTATGAATGCACACGATAAAAGTGATTACGATAATTGGCTAAACAATAAAACATCCTTTGAGGTTAAAAATAATTTAATCCTATATAAAAAGTTAAAAAACAGACAAAATATTAACATTCTTCTTCTGGGAGATGATTTAGCCCTTAGCAAAGGAAAATCAGATGCTCATCCTGGTTGGAGTAATTTATTAGTATCTTATATTGAAGCTTCTTTTAAAAACAAAGTATATCTAGAGTCCTTAGCACAATCAGGAGATACAATCCTCGAAGGTGAAAAAATAGTAACTTCAAATCCAAACTTAGAAAACTTTGATTTAATAATAATTTGCTTTGGAAAAAATGACTCTACTAATAAAATCCCATTATCAACTTTTCAAAAAAATTATTCTGACCTAATAGAAGCTTTGAAAAGCAAAAATCCAGCTTGCACAATACTTACCATAATTCCTAGCACGTTACCTGAAAGTAGTGATTATAGACATGAAATAGAAAACTTGAATTCTGATTATAATTTGAAATGCATTGATATGTTGGATCAATTTAAAACTTCTAAGGTAGAAATGGCCACACTATCTACAAATGATTTTCCAAATGATAATGGCTATAATTTATATGCTGTATCAATAAACGATGCCATAATAAAAGAAGTTTCTAATCTTAAATAA
- the rfbA gene encoding glucose-1-phosphate thymidylyltransferase RfbA: MKGIILAGGSGTRLYPVTKAMSKQMLPIYDKPMIYYPMSVLILAGIREILIISTPRDINNFKELFKDGRELGLSIKYAVQEKPNGLAEAFIIGEEFINNDKVAMVLGDNIFYGQSFSEHLKKAASLECGAYIFGYYVKNPKSFGVVEFDDTGKVISLEEKPDKPKSKYAVPGLYFYDNSVVKKAKKLKPSQRGELEITDLNRCYMKEGTLKVKLLGRGMAWLDTGTHTSMLQAANFVEAVQSTQGTYIACLEEIAYRQSWITSEQVIELAKPLIKTGYGKYLMDIVEEKKL; the protein is encoded by the coding sequence ATGAAAGGAATTATTTTAGCAGGTGGTTCAGGCACTCGCCTATACCCAGTAACTAAAGCAATGTCAAAACAAATGTTGCCAATATATGATAAACCAATGATTTATTATCCTATGTCGGTTTTAATACTTGCAGGAATAAGAGAGATTTTAATTATATCAACGCCAAGAGATATAAATAATTTTAAAGAATTATTTAAAGATGGACGAGAATTAGGACTAAGTATTAAATATGCAGTACAAGAGAAGCCAAATGGTCTTGCAGAAGCATTTATAATAGGGGAAGAATTTATTAATAATGATAAGGTTGCAATGGTTCTTGGAGATAATATTTTCTATGGTCAGAGTTTTTCAGAGCATTTGAAAAAAGCTGCAAGCTTAGAATGCGGAGCTTATATATTTGGCTATTATGTTAAAAATCCAAAGTCCTTTGGTGTTGTTGAGTTTGATGATACTGGTAAAGTAATTTCTTTAGAGGAAAAGCCAGATAAACCAAAGTCAAAATATGCTGTACCTGGGCTTTATTTTTACGATAATTCAGTAGTTAAAAAGGCTAAGAAACTAAAACCATCCCAAAGAGGAGAACTTGAAATAACTGATTTAAACAGATGTTATATGAAGGAAGGCACCTTAAAGGTAAAATTACTTGGGAGAGGAATGGCCTGGCTTGATACAGGAACTCATACCTCTATGCTTCAAGCAGCAAACTTTGTTGAAGCAGTCCAAAGTACTCAGGGGACTTATATAGCCTGCCTTGAAGAAATAGCTTATAGACAAAGCTGGATAACTTCAGAACAAGTAATCGAACTCGCTAAACCATTAATAAAAACAGGATATGGTAAATACCTAATGGATATAGTTGAAGAAAAGAAATTATGA
- a CDS encoding sugar transferase: MQELNMKTGEFVNQNQKKFYEFTKRLIDIISSICGLIILFPILIIVAIAIKIESKGPVIFSQERIGVNGRKFKMYKFRSMIVDAEKYKEKLLKQNEMNGPMFKIKNDPRVTRIGKFIRRTSIDELPQLLNILKGDMSLVGPRPSLPKEVEKFSPWMLERLKVKPGLTCYWQISGRNDIQFEDWMKLDIKYVKERGTLLDIKLVIRTFFVLFGDEHAS; encoded by the coding sequence ATGCAGGAATTAAATATGAAAACAGGAGAGTTTGTAAATCAAAATCAGAAAAAATTTTATGAATTCACAAAAAGATTAATAGATATAATTTCATCGATATGCGGACTTATAATATTATTTCCCATATTAATTATAGTTGCAATTGCAATAAAAATAGAATCCAAAGGACCAGTTATTTTTTCTCAAGAGAGGATTGGAGTAAATGGGAGAAAGTTTAAAATGTACAAATTCCGATCAATGATAGTAGATGCAGAGAAATATAAAGAAAAACTATTGAAGCAAAATGAAATGAATGGTCCAATGTTTAAAATTAAAAATGACCCAAGGGTAACTAGGATAGGTAAATTTATAAGACGTACAAGCATAGATGAATTGCCTCAACTATTAAACATATTAAAAGGTGATATGAGTTTAGTTGGGCCAAGACCATCCTTACCAAAAGAAGTTGAAAAGTTTTCACCATGGATGTTAGAAAGACTAAAAGTTAAGCCAGGGTTAACTTGTTATTGGCAAATATCAGGAAGGAATGATATTCAATTTGAAGATTGGATGAAACTTGATATAAAATATGTGAAAGAAAGAGGAACATTATTAGATATTAAGCTAGTAATAAGAACATTTTTTGTGTTGTTTGGTGATGAACATGCTAGCTAG
- a CDS encoding CatB-related O-acetyltransferase → MSLFRKIKYAIDKFHIRRYWRKINKHNYTRLGIISNPMYINLIKNGHVIIGKNTYGQINIHSTGNINEYLCIGSNCSISCYSDFLLGGEHNYKCITMYPYKVRKFNYLFEALTKGPLIIDDEVWIGDKALILSGVHIGKGAIVAAGSVVVHDVPPYAIVGGNPAKVIKYRFSSTIINKIMSINLSEMNVSIEDIEYLYKNITEENVDELVEYFKTKS, encoded by the coding sequence GTGAGTTTATTTAGAAAAATAAAATATGCAATAGATAAATTTCATATACGGAGATATTGGAGAAAAATTAATAAACACAATTATACAAGATTAGGAATAATAAGCAATCCTATGTATATTAACTTAATTAAGAATGGACATGTAATAATTGGTAAGAATACATATGGACAAATTAATATTCACTCAACGGGAAATATTAATGAATATTTGTGCATAGGTTCTAATTGCTCTATATCTTGTTATTCTGATTTTTTATTAGGAGGAGAGCATAACTATAAATGTATAACAATGTATCCATATAAGGTAAGAAAGTTTAATTATTTATTTGAAGCATTAACTAAAGGTCCACTTATAATAGATGATGAGGTTTGGATTGGAGATAAAGCTCTTATTCTATCAGGGGTGCATATTGGAAAGGGTGCAATTGTTGCTGCTGGAAGTGTTGTTGTTCATGATGTACCACCATATGCAATTGTTGGTGGTAATCCTGCAAAAGTAATAAAATACAGATTTTCAAGTACAATAATTAATAAAATAATGTCTATTAATTTGAGTGAAATGAATGTATCAATTGAAGATATAGAATATCTCTATAAAAATATAACAGAAGAAAATGTTGATGAATTAGTAGAATACTTTAAAACAAAATCATAA
- a CDS encoding oligosaccharide flippase family protein, with the protein MKIVENYIYNTLYQILILMTPFITLPYVTRIFSPLDLGINSYTVSIVNYFMFFGTLGIALYGNREIAYVRDDETKLRETFWALLLIQLLGSFTTLIIYYFIVLIYVSENEIIYIIQGVNILSIMIDISWLFMGLEEFKKISLRNTIVKVIGVISIFLLVKSSKDLLIYISLNVFINVSVSLIMWFSIPQRIRKIKISILTIKRNLKHLVILFIPQIFIQVYASLDRVLVGLLSTMDQVSFYDYSQKIIRIILALITSLGVVFISRISNMSGNGKIDDIKLVIEKEFEIIAYVASPIAFGLMATSNNLIPLIFGENYSYVAKLTSFSSVIVIAVSLANVIGIQYLVGTKQENKYSVAIVVSAIVDFAINIILIGKLGAAGAVVAVVVAEFVGIIIQLVLVRKQLPIVKMLRKVIKYFLGSITMFVIIIPIGILISNKIISILIQILIGSIVYISIMFLSKDETQKQILEGVIKIFK; encoded by the coding sequence ATGAAGATAGTAGAAAATTATATTTACAACACACTATATCAAATTTTAATTTTAATGACTCCTTTTATAACCTTGCCTTATGTAACCAGAATATTTAGCCCATTGGATTTAGGAATAAATTCTTACACTGTTTCAATAGTAAATTACTTTATGTTTTTTGGAACATTAGGAATAGCATTATATGGGAATAGGGAAATTGCTTATGTTAGAGATGATGAAACAAAGTTAAGAGAAACTTTTTGGGCATTGCTTTTAATTCAACTTTTAGGAAGTTTTACTACATTAATTATTTATTATTTTATTGTATTGATTTATGTTAGTGAAAATGAAATTATATATATTATTCAAGGAGTAAACATATTATCAATTATGATAGATATATCATGGCTGTTTATGGGACTTGAAGAGTTTAAGAAAATTTCATTGAGAAACACTATAGTTAAGGTAATTGGAGTAATTAGTATATTTTTATTAGTAAAGAGCTCAAAGGATTTATTAATATATATATCACTGAATGTTTTTATTAATGTTTCAGTATCTTTGATAATGTGGTTTAGTATTCCTCAAAGGATTAGAAAAATAAAGATTAGCATACTGACAATAAAGAGAAACCTAAAGCATCTTGTTATACTTTTCATTCCTCAAATATTTATTCAAGTATATGCTTCATTGGATAGAGTACTGGTTGGATTATTATCAACTATGGATCAAGTTAGTTTTTATGACTATTCTCAAAAGATAATTCGTATAATTTTAGCTTTAATAACTTCATTGGGAGTTGTATTTATTTCGCGTATTTCTAATATGAGCGGTAATGGAAAAATTGATGATATAAAACTTGTAATAGAAAAGGAATTTGAAATTATAGCCTATGTAGCTAGTCCTATAGCTTTTGGTTTAATGGCAACTTCAAATAATTTGATTCCATTGATATTTGGAGAAAACTATTCATATGTTGCTAAGTTAACGTCATTCAGTTCAGTAATAGTAATTGCTGTAAGTTTGGCAAATGTTATCGGGATTCAGTATTTAGTAGGAACAAAGCAGGAAAACAAGTATTCTGTTGCAATAGTTGTTTCAGCAATTGTGGATTTTGCCATTAATATTATTCTAATAGGGAAATTAGGTGCAGCTGGAGCAGTAGTAGCAGTAGTGGTAGCAGAATTTGTTGGCATAATAATTCAATTAGTATTGGTAAGAAAACAGCTTCCAATTGTTAAGATGCTGAGAAAAGTAATTAAATACTTTTTAGGTTCTATAACTATGTTCGTTATAATCATTCCAATAGGTATATTAATTAGTAATAAAATAATATCTATTTTAATTCAAATACTTATAGGGAGTATAGTTTATATTTCTATAATGTTTTTAAGTAAAGATGAAACTCAAAAGCAAATTTTAGAAGGAGTAATAAAAATTTTTAAATGA
- a CDS encoding lipopolysaccharide biosynthesis protein → MNNRVKEIIKNIIYIVTANGIGMIISALITLIVPKFLGVKEYGYWQLYTLYISYVGFFAFGWCDGIYLRFGGYKYEDLEKETFVSQFWLLTIFQVFLSLLLFIAAIFLIKDSNKQYVAYMTILCGFVTIIKSFVLLILQATNRIREFAKYTRLNQYIYIVITMAALFLGIRSFEILLIIDIISKFIVLILCFKCCKEVIWGTFAPLVCAMAEAKMNINAGIKLMLANIASSLIIGIVRIGIERKWDIFVFGKLSLTLSISNLLVSFINAIGVVMYPILRRMPRDKLPSMYTALRTLLMSVLLLVLASYYPLKVIMSMWLPNYADSLIYMAILFPMCIYESHMALLINTYLKTLRKEAVMLYINVLSVVASLILTSAIVLFFNNLNLLVFLIVALIAFRCIIAELYISRIMGIRVGKDMVIESVMSIAFITLAWFSSCVIGFMIYIIFYVIYISIKKKDIMEKLSTLKTTIWSEQKEVSSLI, encoded by the coding sequence ATGAATAACCGAGTTAAAGAAATTATAAAAAATATTATTTATATTGTAACTGCTAATGGAATAGGAATGATAATATCTGCACTAATTACTCTTATTGTTCCTAAATTTTTAGGAGTTAAAGAATATGGCTATTGGCAGCTGTATACGCTTTATATATCATATGTTGGATTTTTCGCCTTCGGATGGTGTGATGGAATTTATTTAAGATTTGGAGGATATAAATATGAGGATCTTGAGAAGGAAACTTTTGTTTCTCAATTTTGGTTATTAACTATATTCCAAGTATTTTTATCCTTGCTGTTATTTATAGCAGCTATATTTTTAATTAAAGACTCTAACAAACAGTATGTAGCATATATGACTATATTATGTGGATTTGTAACAATAATAAAATCTTTTGTCTTACTAATTTTACAAGCAACAAATCGTATCAGAGAATTTGCTAAGTATACACGATTAAATCAATATATATATATTGTAATAACTATGGCAGCACTATTTTTAGGAATTCGTAGTTTTGAGATTTTACTAATAATTGATATCATAAGTAAATTTATAGTATTAATTTTATGCTTTAAATGCTGCAAAGAAGTAATATGGGGAACATTTGCTCCGCTAGTATGTGCTATGGCTGAAGCTAAAATGAATATTAATGCTGGAATAAAATTAATGCTTGCTAATATAGCTAGTTCCTTAATAATCGGAATTGTTAGAATTGGAATCGAACGTAAATGGGATATCTTTGTATTTGGAAAGCTATCATTGACCTTGAGTATTTCAAATTTGCTGGTGTCGTTTATTAATGCAATAGGAGTTGTTATGTATCCAATTCTTAGAAGAATGCCTAGAGATAAACTTCCAAGTATGTATACTGCATTACGTACATTGCTAATGAGTGTACTTTTGCTTGTGTTAGCATCATATTATCCTTTAAAAGTTATTATGTCAATGTGGCTGCCTAATTATGCTGATAGCTTGATTTATATGGCTATATTGTTTCCTATGTGCATTTATGAAAGTCATATGGCTTTATTAATAAACACCTATTTGAAAACTTTAAGAAAAGAGGCAGTTATGTTATATATTAACGTATTATCAGTAGTTGCTAGTTTAATATTAACAAGTGCTATTGTGCTTTTCTTTAATAATTTGAATTTATTGGTGTTTTTGATTGTAGCTCTTATTGCATTTAGATGTATAATTGCTGAATTATACATTAGCAGGATTATGGGGATAAGAGTAGGAAAAGATATGGTAATAGAATCTGTTATGTCAATAGCATTTATTACTTTAGCTTGGTTTTCTAGTTGTGTAATTGGATTTATGATTTATATAATTTTCTATGTAATATATATATCGATAAAGAAGAAGGATATTATGGAGAAACTATCAACACTAAAAACCACTATATGGAGTGAACAAAAAGAAGTTAGTAGCCTAATATAA
- a CDS encoding polysaccharide biosynthesis tyrosine autokinase, producing MGESSSIKEILSVLKKRWEIIIIIALTVTIMAVILSFYIISPTYEANTKIFMRQENKSNNDNNDESQINKNLIKTYSELIQTNDFIDKIIRENNFDINSEDILKELSVIPNVETQILEVKLRGRDKYFTEKILESICTEFVKESKKINPYSNAKIIESVKLPKWKKSPNEATNIGIGSVLGVMLGILFVILLENFNTRISNKGQLEKAISVPVIGCIPAQKNNGRGSRYRVLTFENNPNSVQAEAYRQLRNNISYSFDKEAFSIISIISPDSNTGKSTVASNIALAFSEVSKNVIIVDCNLRNPTLHKIFNISNMQGLSDVFVGREKVENVIREYCNNISVLPWGKVLINSSEILESNKIDEVLEHLKSNYDLVIIDTAAIQNFTDTHLLSSKVDGNIFVVKEDKTRIEEVIDSKKILDKVGAKVIGTVLN from the coding sequence GTGGGAGAAAGTTCAAGTATAAAAGAAATATTAAGCGTATTAAAAAAGAGGTGGGAAATTATCATTATAATTGCTCTTACTGTTACAATAATGGCAGTAATTTTAAGCTTTTATATAATTTCTCCTACCTATGAGGCAAATACTAAAATATTTATGAGACAAGAAAATAAAAGTAATAATGATAATAATGATGAATCTCAAATAAATAAAAATTTGATAAAAACATATTCAGAATTAATACAAACTAATGATTTTATAGATAAAATCATTAGAGAAAATAATTTTGATATAAATTCGGAAGATATACTTAAGGAGTTATCAGTTATTCCTAATGTAGAAACTCAAATATTAGAAGTAAAGCTTAGGGGAAGGGATAAATATTTTACCGAAAAAATTTTAGAGAGTATATGTACTGAATTTGTTAAAGAATCTAAAAAAATAAATCCGTATAGTAATGCAAAAATTATTGAAAGTGTGAAATTGCCAAAGTGGAAGAAAAGTCCTAATGAAGCAACAAATATTGGAATAGGATCTGTATTAGGCGTTATGTTAGGAATATTATTTGTTATTTTGCTTGAAAACTTTAATACAAGAATAAGTAATAAAGGACAGTTAGAAAAAGCAATTTCTGTACCTGTAATTGGCTGTATACCAGCACAAAAAAATAATGGGAGAGGAAGTAGGTACAGAGTTTTGACTTTTGAAAATAATCCTAATTCGGTACAAGCAGAAGCTTATAGACAACTTAGAAATAATATAAGTTATTCCTTTGATAAAGAAGCATTTAGTATAATTTCGATAATAAGTCCTGATAGTAATACTGGAAAATCTACTGTGGCAAGTAATATTGCATTAGCTTTTTCTGAAGTTAGCAAAAATGTGATAATAGTTGATTGTAATTTAAGAAATCCAACTTTGCATAAAATATTTAATATATCAAATATGCAAGGGCTTTCAGATGTATTTGTAGGAAGAGAGAAGGTGGAAAATGTTATAAGAGAATATTGTAATAACATATCTGTTTTACCCTGGGGAAAGGTTCTAATTAATTCATCTGAAATATTAGAATCTAATAAAATAGATGAAGTTTTAGAACATTTAAAAAGCAATTATGACCTGGTTATTATAGATACTGCAGCAATTCAAAACTTTACAGATACTCATCTTTTATCAAGTAAAGTGGATGGAAATATTTTTGTAGTTAAAGAAGATAAAACAAGGATTGAAGAAGTGATAGACTCTAAGAAAATACTTGATAAGGTTGGTGCTAAAGTAATAGGTACAGTACTTAATTAA
- a CDS encoding CpsD/CapB family tyrosine-protein kinase: protein MLIVEAKPNSIEAEAYRTLRTNIQYSSIDKEIKSIVVTSVNPNEGKSTIVGNLGLSFSQNEKKVIVIDCDLKKPSMHTKFGVSNLIGLSDVLIGNKTLENAIQKYNSNFHILTSGKIPPNSAEMINSVAMNNLLEGIKMKYDVMIIDSPPLGAFTDGQILAAKADGVILVVEEGKTKIEAVKEGKNLLDKVGASIIGIVINKMSSDKKKDYYYYETNETKNITKSETWQKKI from the coding sequence ATGTTAATAGTTGAAGCTAAACCAAATTCAATTGAAGCAGAAGCTTATAGGACTTTAAGAACTAATATTCAATATTCTTCGATTGATAAAGAAATTAAGAGCATAGTAGTTACAAGTGTAAATCCAAATGAAGGAAAATCAACGATAGTTGGGAATCTTGGATTGTCATTTTCACAGAATGAGAAGAAAGTAATTGTTATTGACTGTGATTTGAAAAAACCTTCTATGCATACGAAATTTGGAGTGTCAAATTTAATTGGACTTTCAGATGTATTAATAGGAAATAAAACGTTAGAAAATGCAATCCAAAAATATAACTCTAATTTTCATATTTTAACTAGTGGAAAAATACCTCCAAATTCAGCTGAGATGATTAATTCAGTAGCAATGAATAATTTGCTAGAAGGTATCAAAATGAAATATGATGTTATGATAATAGATAGTCCGCCTTTAGGGGCTTTCACAGATGGTCAAATTTTAGCAGCTAAAGCAGATGGGGTGATACTTGTAGTAGAAGAGGGAAAAACAAAAATTGAAGCAGTTAAAGAAGGGAAAAATCTTTTGGATAAAGTTGGAGCTAGTATTATTGGAATAGTTATAAATAAAATGAGTAGTGACAAAAAGAAAGATTATTATTACTATGAGACAAATGAAACTAAAAACATAACAAAATCTGAAACTTGGCAGAAAAAAATTTAA
- a CDS encoding O-antigen ligase like membrane protein yields MKNIVVYILIFIALLEVKFFYVVSLPSILNTFNTYNNKMLILLFVIIGVIFEFLHELKFKIKKRVFNIEVISFFIIYIIQVFISCVKYDQDFTEVFKASYFFLIPLLYYVLGYFLESEIKYKKLIKIIVLFSSVLSFLFIVQAIIYENFGIIFLRLEELSGNRFLMRNDRIRLIQPALIISFSIILSWAELLKLEKRNNKILHFYNIILGLIYLILVCQTRMLTLSILVSMTTIILVKRKGNLKQIALIILLAILMLVIYNLDFTKSFIKEFNLDSSTGSVYARQEGLDYYLKKIEDNPISPVGLLNEGDGIEVHNLERSYILHGKQGYLFVSDVGIVGLTATLGIAGSIWFVFFIVKLLRILIYIRKNNKLEDFLELVGIAAFILVNIFTLIITDMERIMSLPVALAIFEYSYISCNGKFTKLNNFS; encoded by the coding sequence ATGAAAAATATAGTGGTTTATATACTTATATTTATCGCATTGCTAGAAGTTAAATTTTTTTATGTAGTTTCTTTACCATCGATATTAAATACATTTAATACCTATAATAATAAGATGTTAATTTTACTATTTGTAATAATTGGTGTGATTTTTGAATTTCTACATGAATTAAAATTCAAAATTAAAAAAAGAGTCTTTAATATAGAGGTAATTTCATTTTTCATTATATATATAATTCAAGTTTTCATTAGCTGTGTTAAATATGATCAAGACTTTACTGAAGTATTTAAAGCAAGTTACTTTTTTCTTATACCTTTATTATATTATGTTCTTGGGTATTTTTTAGAAAGTGAGATAAAATACAAAAAACTTATTAAGATTATTGTTTTATTTTCTAGTGTATTATCATTTTTGTTTATTGTTCAAGCTATTATTTATGAAAATTTTGGGATTATCTTTTTAAGATTAGAGGAACTTTCAGGAAACAGATTCCTTATGAGGAATGATAGAATCAGGCTTATACAGCCTGCATTAATAATCAGTTTTTCTATTATTTTGTCTTGGGCTGAATTATTAAAGTTAGAAAAAAGGAATAATAAAATATTACATTTTTATAATATTATTTTGGGATTAATTTACTTGATTTTAGTTTGCCAAACTAGAATGCTTACTTTAAGTATTTTAGTCTCAATGACAACAATAATCTTAGTTAAAAGAAAAGGAAATCTTAAACAAATAGCCTTAATCATATTACTAGCAATATTGATGCTGGTTATCTATAATCTAGATTTCACTAAAAGCTTCATTAAAGAATTTAACTTGGACAGTTCAACAGGAAGTGTGTATGCAAGGCAGGAAGGGTTAGATTATTATTTAAAGAAAATTGAGGATAATCCAATTAGCCCTGTTGGACTATTAAATGAAGGTGATGGAATAGAAGTTCATAATTTGGAAAGATCCTATATATTGCATGGAAAGCAAGGATATTTATTTGTTTCTGATGTAGGAATAGTTGGATTAACCGCAACTTTAGGGATTGCGGGAAGCATATGGTTTGTTTTTTTTATAGTAAAATTACTAAGAATTCTTATTTATATAAGAAAAAATAATAAACTAGAGGATTTCCTTGAGTTAGTTGGAATTGCTGCATTCATTTTAGTAAATATATTTACTTTGATTATAACTGATATGGAAAGAATAATGAGTTTGCCAGTGGCTTTAGCTATTTTTGAATATTCATATATTAGCTGTAACGGAAAATTTACAAAGTTGAATAATTTTAGTTAG